In a single window of the Pirellulales bacterium genome:
- a CDS encoding YezD family protein — protein MDNQRRPEPVAATAAASVSARPESRVDQALSQVRQALSGLQYGQIAITVQDGVVIQIERIERVRLRRGSE, from the coding sequence ATGGATAACCAACGTAGACCCGAGCCCGTCGCAGCAACCGCCGCCGCATCGGTCTCGGCGCGACCAGAATCGCGCGTCGACCAGGCCTTGTCGCAGGTTCGGCAGGCACTGAGCGGCTTGCAATACGGTCAGATCGCGATCACGGTCCAGGATGGCGTCGTCATTCAGATCGAACGGATCGAGCGCGTGCGATTGCGCCGCGGATCGGAGTAA
- a CDS encoding sulfate/molybdate ABC transporter ATP-binding protein has product MSIKVDKVTKRFGNFLALDDVSVDAEGGSLLALLGPSGSGKTTLLRVIAGLETADTGNIYYQEEDVTGQSARERNIGFVFQHYALFRHMSVFDNVAFGLHVRGWPKQRIQDRVRELLTLVRLDSLEKRYPSQLSGGQRQRVALVRALAIEPKVLLLDEPFGALDAKVRQELRQWLRRLHDEIRVTSIFVTHDQEEAFEVADKVVVMHGGRIEQEGTPQDVFEHPANAFVMDFLGNVNVFHGRLQSGRAHVGGLELEYPDYPHDEAMPATLYVRPHELDLEHSPTGTGSLRVLVDRVNPAGSVAKIFVRSEEFGIGMHVELSAERYAELRVRPGDSLYVSPRKVRVFVPDGAEVPDYVI; this is encoded by the coding sequence ATGAGCATCAAGGTAGACAAAGTTACCAAGCGATTCGGAAACTTCCTCGCGCTGGACGATGTCAGCGTCGACGCCGAGGGGGGATCGCTGCTGGCGCTGCTGGGTCCGTCAGGGTCAGGCAAGACGACGCTGCTACGTGTCATCGCGGGGCTGGAGACGGCCGACACCGGCAACATCTACTACCAAGAAGAAGACGTCACCGGACAGTCGGCCCGCGAACGCAACATTGGCTTCGTGTTTCAGCACTACGCCTTGTTCCGCCATATGTCCGTCTTTGACAACGTGGCCTTCGGTCTGCACGTGCGGGGCTGGCCGAAACAGCGGATACAGGATCGGGTGCGCGAGCTGCTCACTCTGGTGCGCCTCGATTCGCTGGAGAAGCGTTATCCTTCGCAGCTTTCCGGCGGCCAGCGACAGCGGGTCGCACTGGTGCGAGCCTTGGCTATCGAGCCGAAGGTGCTGCTCTTGGACGAGCCCTTTGGCGCGCTGGATGCCAAGGTTCGGCAAGAGTTGCGTCAATGGCTGCGCCGCCTGCACGACGAGATTCGCGTCACCAGCATCTTCGTCACGCACGACCAGGAAGAGGCCTTCGAAGTGGCCGACAAGGTCGTGGTGATGCACGGCGGGCGCATCGAGCAGGAAGGGACGCCGCAGGACGTGTTCGAGCATCCGGCCAACGCGTTCGTGATGGACTTCTTGGGTAACGTCAACGTGTTTCATGGCCGGCTGCAAAGCGGCCGGGCCCATGTCGGCGGGTTGGAACTGGAATATCCGGACTATCCCCATGACGAGGCCATGCCGGCCACGTTGTATGTGCGTCCGCACGAGCTGGACCTGGAGCATTCGCCCACCGGCACCGGCAGCTTGCGGGTGCTGGTTGATCGCGTCAATCCGGCTGGCAGCGTGGCCAAGATATTCGTGCGGAGCGAAGAGTTTGGCATTGGTATGCACGTCGAACTGAGCGCCGAAAGGTACGCCGAGTTGCGAGTGCGACCCGGAGATTCGTTGTACGTTTCGCCGCGCAAGGTGCGCGTCTTCGTGCCCGACGGTGCCGAAGTGCCGGACTACGTGATTTAG
- the cysW gene encoding sulfate ABC transporter permease subunit CysW: protein MHNPSQLTHVNKGSARSDHPVVRWTLIALAMSVVGLLVIVPVINVFAQALSAGWKTYWDSLVIDRDTRHAILLTLIVAPIAVAVNTVFGVAAAWTISRFRFPGRTLLTTLIDLPFSVSPVVAGLSLVLIFGLQGYLGPWLREHNIKVIFALPGLILATTFVTLPFVARELIPVMEAIGSEEEVAAVSLGANPWQTFWYITLPNIKWGLLYGVVLCNARAMGEFGAVYVVSGHIAGRTDTMPLRVEKLFQEYNTPGSFAVASVLTLLALVTLAAKVALERKTRSELREAAAIAHGGGDEAAESANGTAAVGTVGAAGTAPASTKDSGHATQITKSHMIEFSRGYVRAPHHVATSGAMGADR, encoded by the coding sequence ATGCATAATCCCAGCCAGCTGACCCATGTGAACAAAGGCTCGGCCCGGTCGGACCACCCGGTGGTTCGCTGGACGTTGATCGCGCTGGCCATGTCAGTCGTCGGACTGCTAGTGATCGTGCCGGTGATCAATGTTTTTGCCCAGGCCCTCTCGGCAGGTTGGAAAACTTATTGGGATAGCCTGGTGATTGATCGGGACACGCGGCACGCCATCTTGCTGACGCTGATCGTGGCGCCGATCGCGGTGGCCGTGAACACGGTGTTCGGTGTGGCGGCCGCCTGGACCATTTCGCGGTTTCGCTTCCCGGGCCGCACATTGCTGACCACGCTCATCGACCTGCCGTTTTCGGTCTCACCGGTCGTGGCGGGACTGTCGCTGGTACTGATCTTTGGACTGCAAGGCTACCTGGGCCCGTGGCTGCGCGAGCACAACATAAAGGTTATCTTCGCGCTGCCGGGACTGATTCTCGCCACGACGTTCGTCACGCTCCCGTTCGTAGCGCGAGAGTTGATTCCGGTAATGGAAGCGATCGGCTCCGAAGAAGAGGTAGCCGCGGTCAGCCTGGGGGCGAACCCTTGGCAGACTTTCTGGTATATCACGCTCCCCAATATCAAGTGGGGGCTGTTGTACGGCGTGGTGCTGTGCAACGCCCGCGCGATGGGAGAATTCGGCGCCGTGTACGTCGTCTCGGGCCATATCGCCGGACGCACGGACACAATGCCGCTGCGCGTGGAAAAGCTCTTTCAGGAATACAACACGCCAGGCTCATTCGCCGTGGCCTCGGTGCTGACGTTGCTGGCGTTGGTAACTCTGGCCGCCAAGGTGGCGCTGGAGCGCAAGACCCGCTCCGAGCTGCGCGAGGCAGCCGCCATAGCACATGGCGGTGGCGACGAGGCGGCAGAATCCGCAAACGGTACGGCCGCCGTGGGTACTGTGGGTGCGGCTGGAACAGCGCCAGCAAGCACCAAGGACAGCGGCCACGCCACTCAGATTACGAAAAGCCACATGATCGAGTTCTCGCGCGGTTACGTTCGGGCACCTCATCATGTCGCGACAAGTGGCGCCATGGGAGCCGACCGATGA